A genomic segment from Anaeromyxobacter sp. encodes:
- a CDS encoding SUMF1/EgtB/PvdO family nonheme iron enzyme, whose protein sequence is MPLTNLPRRSPSRAPSPRAAAGSLRWLLGAALVAAAAAPSTASSQGCPEGMRLVPGGRFTLADGSEVASVQATCLDESEVTAGAYAACVARGACPEAGVRCGKSATFGAPGREGHPVNCVAWTDADRFCRAHGKRLPTEAEWEWAARGRLRGLTYPWGEAPPADRACWDGAGNSLGKGGRNQTCPAGAHPASDSPDGFHDLGGNVREWTASRIGKDRVVRGGSWGDSLPEFLAAGFRGMNAPDERFEITGFRCAADPGAPVPAGAGPAVLPPRPPIRDIPPPPVLAASRTPLTPSPAPAPAPKDPAAPRPAFELGEIRILSLPGADRR, encoded by the coding sequence GTGCCGCTGACCAACCTCCCTCGCCGCAGCCCGAGCCGTGCCCCGAGTCCGCGCGCCGCGGCGGGTTCGCTCCGCTGGCTGCTCGGCGCCGCCCTGGTCGCGGCCGCGGCGGCGCCGTCCACCGCCTCGTCGCAGGGCTGCCCGGAGGGGATGCGCCTGGTCCCCGGGGGCCGCTTCACCCTGGCCGACGGGAGCGAGGTGGCCTCGGTGCAGGCGACCTGCCTCGACGAGTCGGAGGTGACCGCCGGCGCGTACGCCGCCTGCGTGGCCCGCGGCGCCTGCCCGGAGGCGGGGGTGCGCTGCGGCAAGTCGGCCACCTTCGGCGCCCCGGGCCGCGAGGGCCACCCCGTCAACTGCGTGGCCTGGACCGACGCCGACCGCTTCTGCCGCGCCCACGGCAAGCGGCTCCCCACCGAGGCCGAGTGGGAGTGGGCCGCCCGCGGCCGGCTGCGCGGGCTCACCTACCCGTGGGGCGAGGCGCCGCCGGCGGACCGCGCCTGCTGGGACGGCGCCGGCAACTCGCTCGGCAAGGGCGGCCGGAACCAGACCTGCCCGGCCGGCGCCCACCCGGCCAGCGACAGCCCGGACGGCTTCCACGATCTCGGCGGCAACGTGCGCGAGTGGACGGCGTCGCGCATCGGCAAGGACCGGGTGGTGCGCGGCGGCTCCTGGGGCGACAGCCTGCCGGAGTTCCTGGCGGCCGGCTTCCGCGGGATGAACGCGCCCGACGAGCGGTTCGAGATCACCGGCTTCCGCTGCGCCGCCGACCCCGGCGCGCCCGTGCCCGCGGGCGCCGGGCCGGCGGTGCTCCCGCCGAGGCCGCCGATACGCGACATCCCGCCGCCGCCGGTGCTGGCCGCCAGCCGCACCCCGCTGACCCCTTCGCCTGCGCCCGCACCTGCGCCGAAGGACCCCGCCGCGCCCAGGCCGGCCTTCGAGCTCGGCGAGATCCGGATCCTGTCGCTGCCCGGCGCGGACCGCCGATGA
- a CDS encoding homocysteine S-methyltransferase family protein — translation MPGAAAPRDPRPGAVSPPGPAAPLPAALRRALRAGPVLLDGAMGTALQARGLPPGELPEAWLGDHPEEIAAVHRAHAAAGARILLTCTFNAAAPRLAGRLASGRATALCRQAAGLARAAAGGGWVAGALGPLALATPGGAAPPASELEGRFAEAVAALAGAGVDLLWLESQYDRREATAALRAARACGLPVVVTFTLAEAGGRLLAADGGDAGPMLLEAAAGGAAAVGVNCVLAGPALTALASWALASLPVPLVAKPSPGLPGQVLPPSAFAAALAPALRAGARLVGGCCGADSGHVDALAAMVRDEGAR, via the coding sequence ATGCCTGGTGCCGCGGCACCTCGAGACCCACGCCCTGGCGCCGTGAGCCCGCCGGGCCCCGCCGCCCCGCTGCCCGCGGCCCTGCGCCGCGCCCTGCGGGCCGGCCCGGTGCTGCTCGACGGCGCCATGGGCACGGCGCTCCAGGCGCGGGGCCTGCCGCCCGGCGAGCTCCCCGAGGCCTGGCTCGGGGACCACCCGGAGGAGATCGCCGCGGTGCACCGCGCTCACGCCGCGGCCGGCGCCCGGATCCTGCTCACCTGCACCTTCAACGCGGCGGCGCCGCGCCTGGCCGGGCGCCTGGCGTCCGGGCGGGCCACGGCGCTGTGCCGCCAGGCCGCCGGGCTGGCCCGGGCCGCAGCCGGCGGCGGCTGGGTGGCCGGCGCCCTCGGGCCGCTGGCGCTGGCCACGCCGGGTGGGGCGGCGCCGCCGGCCTCCGAGCTGGAGGGGCGGTTCGCGGAGGCGGTGGCGGCCCTGGCGGGGGCCGGGGTGGACCTGCTCTGGCTGGAGAGCCAGTACGACCGGCGCGAGGCCACCGCCGCGCTGCGGGCCGCGCGCGCCTGCGGCCTGCCGGTGGTGGTCACCTTCACGCTGGCCGAGGCCGGGGGCCGCCTGCTGGCCGCGGACGGCGGGGACGCCGGCCCCATGCTCCTGGAGGCCGCAGCCGGCGGGGCCGCGGCGGTGGGGGTGAACTGCGTCCTGGCCGGGCCCGCGCTCACCGCCCTGGCCAGCTGGGCCCTGGCGTCGCTGCCGGTGCCCCTGGTGGCGAAGCCCAGCCCGGGCCTGCCGGGCCAGGTGCTGCCGCCCTCCGCCTTCGCCGCGGCCCTGGCGCCCGCGCTCCGGGCCGGCGCCCGCCTGGTGGGCGGGTGCTGCGGGGCGGACTCCGGACACGTCGACGCCCTCGCCGCGATGGTCCGCGACGAGGGCGCCAGGTGA
- a CDS encoding OmpA family protein: MKHVLKAALVASLLGASAAYAQVPLFDLERLSLDPAAVSSMVIGTGEVRAKGDTRLSLAAHYENRPLVLNDDDTIRGGGTSTPGTRLQNVVGNRVTAHLGASVSLTSKLEVSLRVPVVAWQEGATIPGLAPVTSAGLGTPAFGLRYALMAQGSASPFNIAVASEALLPFGATEALAGSDRWAFTPRLEVGRHFEGFVVGGQAGMLMRRQLAAFPDGAVLGSEFQVGAVAATTGAPLRGELSVRGNLGYEAQRTMEVLAGARYTFATDWEGFALGGPGFFEAPGTPRFRGLIGLAYVPVAKKAPPPPPADPCAAGMVHTPAQCPALDDDKDGILNRDDVCPLVAGIAEEKGCPAKDSDADGIFDHKDKCPTVAGIAELEGCPAKDGDADGIPDHKDRCPDVAGVADNAGCPPAKAVLNVATGKIDILEKVYFDTGKATIQDRSFPLLDEVAQVLARNPQLTKVVVEGHTDSTGSARLNTKLSADRAKAVAAYLVGKGTDAARLDSKGFGSSRPVGDNQTAAGRDSNRRVEFTIP; this comes from the coding sequence ATGAAGCACGTCCTCAAGGCGGCCCTGGTGGCCAGCCTCCTCGGCGCCTCGGCCGCCTACGCCCAGGTCCCGCTGTTCGATCTCGAGCGGCTCTCGCTCGACCCGGCCGCGGTCTCCTCGATGGTGATCGGCACCGGCGAGGTGCGCGCCAAGGGCGACACCCGCCTGTCGCTGGCCGCCCACTACGAGAACCGCCCGCTGGTGCTCAACGACGACGACACCATCCGCGGCGGCGGCACCAGCACCCCCGGCACCCGGCTGCAGAACGTGGTCGGCAACCGGGTCACCGCCCACCTGGGCGCCTCCGTGTCGCTGACCAGCAAGCTCGAGGTCAGCCTCCGCGTCCCCGTGGTGGCCTGGCAGGAGGGCGCCACCATCCCGGGCCTGGCCCCGGTGACCTCGGCCGGCCTCGGCACCCCGGCCTTCGGCCTGCGCTACGCGCTGATGGCGCAGGGCAGCGCCAGCCCCTTCAACATCGCCGTCGCCTCCGAGGCGCTCCTGCCGTTCGGCGCCACCGAGGCGCTGGCCGGCTCGGACCGCTGGGCCTTCACGCCCCGCCTCGAGGTCGGCCGTCACTTCGAGGGCTTCGTGGTGGGCGGGCAGGCCGGCATGCTGATGCGCCGCCAGCTCGCCGCCTTCCCCGACGGGGCCGTCCTGGGCAGCGAGTTCCAGGTGGGCGCCGTGGCCGCCACCACCGGCGCCCCGCTCCGCGGTGAGCTGTCGGTCCGCGGCAACCTCGGCTACGAGGCCCAGCGCACCATGGAGGTGCTGGCCGGCGCGCGCTACACCTTCGCGACCGACTGGGAGGGCTTCGCCCTCGGCGGCCCCGGCTTCTTCGAGGCCCCGGGCACGCCGCGCTTCCGCGGCCTGATCGGCCTGGCCTACGTGCCGGTCGCCAAGAAGGCCCCGCCGCCGCCCCCGGCCGATCCCTGCGCCGCTGGCATGGTCCACACGCCGGCCCAGTGCCCGGCGCTCGACGACGACAAGGACGGCATCCTCAACAGGGACGACGTCTGCCCGCTGGTGGCCGGCATCGCCGAGGAGAAGGGCTGCCCGGCCAAGGACAGCGACGCCGACGGCATCTTCGACCACAAGGACAAGTGCCCCACCGTGGCCGGCATCGCCGAGCTCGAGGGCTGCCCGGCCAAGGACGGCGACGCCGACGGCATCCCCGACCACAAGGACCGCTGCCCCGACGTGGCGGGCGTGGCCGACAACGCCGGCTGCCCGCCGGCCAAGGCCGTGCTGAACGTCGCCACCGGCAAGATCGACATCCTCGAGAAGGTCTACTTCGACACCGGCAAGGCCACCATCCAGGATCGGTCCTTCCCGCTGCTCGACGAGGTGGCGCAGGTGCTGGCCCGCAACCCCCAGCTCACCAAGGTGGTGGTCGAGGGCCACACCGACAGCACCGGCTCGGCCAGGCTGAACACCAAGCTGTCGGCCGACCGCGCCAAGGCCGTGGCCGCCTACCTGGTCGGCAAGGGCACCGACGCCGCCCGCCTGGACTCGAAGGGCTTCGGCTCGTCGAGGCCGGTGGGTGACAACCAGACCGCCGCTGGCCGCGACTCGAACCGCCGCGTGGAGTTCACCATCCCGTAG
- a CDS encoding Hsp70 family protein → MAGAREKPIIGIDLGTTNACVAHVRNRIPRVVPTDRGTLILPSVVALSEKGDLLVGGVAKDQLVTNPKNTIYGAKRLIGRKWNSRVVQELRSYYSYDIVEGPAGEAAVLLGGKVTTLPEISAMVLAHIKKIAEAFLQKDIPEAIISVPAYYSDAQRQAVRQAGKLAGFEVKRIVNEPTAAALAYGFSRGLDQKILVYDLGGGTFDVSVLQLSGNVFEVLATGGDTFLGGVDFDNRIIDYVLEEFWQGHKIDLAQSPIAMQRVKNGAEAAKIDLSLIPNVVIDLPYIEEKKGRPLDIRVPLSRARLDELTRDLVDRTFELCDQVLSERSLRPKDIDEVILVGGQSRMPLVQEKIRQHFGRPARKGVHPDECVALGAALLGDSLDSIDSVTLVDVLSMPIGIATPTSHMRRVLEKNTPIPAVKSFRLPPPREPGQPIEIDIYQGDSDLIIDNEFLGSIRLPAAATGRRIDFKLDEECLLKVSFDDPARGMTALELATRDTPEALRRALADTATARQQAQAAEAGAETTKRGGLFGWLKRG, encoded by the coding sequence ATGGCCGGAGCGCGCGAGAAGCCCATCATCGGCATCGACCTCGGCACCACCAACGCCTGCGTGGCGCACGTGCGCAACCGCATCCCGCGGGTGGTCCCCACCGACCGCGGCACGCTGATCCTGCCGAGCGTGGTGGCCCTCTCCGAGAAGGGCGACCTGCTGGTGGGCGGGGTGGCCAAGGACCAGCTGGTCACCAACCCCAAGAACACCATCTACGGCGCCAAGCGGCTCATCGGCCGCAAGTGGAACTCGCGGGTGGTCCAGGAGCTGCGCAGCTACTACAGCTACGACATCGTGGAGGGGCCGGCCGGCGAGGCGGCGGTGCTGCTGGGCGGCAAGGTCACCACGCTGCCGGAGATCAGCGCCATGGTGCTGGCGCACATCAAGAAGATCGCCGAGGCCTTCCTGCAGAAGGACATCCCCGAGGCCATCATCTCGGTGCCGGCCTATTACTCGGACGCCCAGCGGCAGGCGGTGCGGCAGGCCGGCAAGCTGGCCGGCTTCGAGGTGAAGCGCATCGTCAACGAGCCCACCGCGGCGGCGCTGGCCTACGGCTTCTCGCGCGGGCTGGACCAGAAGATCCTGGTGTACGACCTGGGCGGCGGCACCTTCGACGTCTCGGTGCTGCAGCTCTCCGGCAACGTCTTCGAGGTGCTGGCCACCGGCGGCGACACCTTCCTGGGCGGGGTGGACTTCGACAACCGCATCATCGACTACGTCCTCGAGGAGTTCTGGCAGGGGCACAAGATCGACCTGGCGCAGTCGCCCATCGCCATGCAGCGGGTCAAGAACGGCGCCGAGGCGGCCAAGATCGACCTGTCGCTCATCCCCAACGTGGTCATCGACCTGCCCTACATCGAGGAGAAGAAGGGGCGGCCGCTCGACATCCGGGTGCCGCTGTCGCGGGCGCGGCTCGACGAGCTGACCCGCGACCTGGTGGACCGGACCTTCGAGCTGTGCGACCAGGTGCTGAGCGAGCGCAGCCTGCGCCCCAAGGACATCGACGAGGTGATCCTGGTGGGCGGGCAGTCGCGCATGCCGCTGGTGCAGGAGAAGATCCGCCAGCACTTCGGGCGGCCGGCGCGCAAGGGCGTCCACCCCGACGAGTGCGTGGCGCTGGGCGCGGCGCTGCTGGGCGACTCGCTCGACAGCATCGACTCGGTCACGCTGGTGGACGTGCTCTCCATGCCCATCGGCATCGCCACCCCCACCAGCCACATGCGGCGGGTGCTGGAGAAGAACACCCCCATCCCGGCGGTCAAGTCGTTCCGGCTGCCGCCGCCGCGCGAGCCGGGCCAGCCCATCGAGATCGACATCTACCAGGGCGACTCGGACCTGATCATCGACAACGAGTTCCTCGGCTCCATCCGCCTGCCCGCCGCCGCCACCGGGCGGCGCATCGACTTCAAGCTCGACGAGGAGTGCCTGCTCAAGGTGAGCTTCGACGACCCGGCGCGCGGCATGACGGCGCTGGAGCTGGCCACCCGCGACACGCCGGAGGCGCTCAGGCGGGCGCTGGCCGACACCGCCACGGCGCGCCAGCAGGCGCAGGCGGCCGAGGCGGGCGCCGAGACGACCAAGCGCGGCGGCCTCTTCGGCTGGCTGAAGCGGGGGTAG
- the sppA gene encoding signal peptide peptidase SppA produces the protein MSPIDPDEPLPTTPVAPTGAPPAAPPPAPHAAPPPPGYAATPGWAGAPGWGGPPPGWGPAQAAVPPPSPPRRDRLAMGIVAFIFGGLFLVFFGFLLLAYTVVRGESPSLSTGPRIGVVEVKGGIGMGGGGGAESEPIMKHLRRFHDDDGIKAVVIRIDSPGGAVAPSQEIHDEVVRLAKKKVVVCSLGNLAASGGFYVAVACPKIVALPGTLTGSIGVVSQFVNVKGLAERFDVKVETIKSGKLKDLGNPFRDLSPEDRAYWERTTMGIYEQFLGAVVAGRKLDEQKVRAVADGRVITGLEARDLGLVDVLGNFYVAVDLAKAEAKLSGEPTLVYPPEDGAHLLENLLGGAAGALARGATAGVERGVAEARQPGLYLLAR, from the coding sequence ATGTCCCCCATCGATCCCGACGAGCCCCTGCCGACCACGCCGGTGGCGCCCACGGGCGCGCCGCCCGCAGCGCCGCCCCCCGCTCCGCACGCCGCGCCCCCGCCCCCGGGCTACGCCGCCACGCCGGGGTGGGCCGGCGCCCCGGGCTGGGGAGGGCCGCCGCCGGGCTGGGGCCCTGCCCAGGCCGCCGTGCCCCCGCCCTCGCCGCCGCGGCGCGACCGCCTGGCCATGGGCATCGTGGCCTTCATCTTCGGCGGCCTGTTCCTGGTGTTCTTCGGGTTCCTGCTGCTGGCCTACACGGTGGTGCGGGGCGAGTCGCCCAGCCTCTCCACCGGCCCGCGCATCGGGGTGGTGGAGGTCAAGGGCGGCATCGGCATGGGCGGCGGCGGCGGCGCCGAGTCCGAGCCCATCATGAAGCACCTGCGCCGCTTCCACGACGACGACGGCATCAAGGCGGTGGTGATCCGCATCGACTCGCCCGGCGGCGCGGTGGCCCCCTCGCAGGAGATCCACGACGAGGTGGTGCGGCTGGCCAAGAAGAAGGTGGTGGTCTGCTCGCTGGGCAACCTGGCCGCCTCGGGCGGCTTCTACGTGGCGGTGGCCTGCCCGAAGATCGTGGCGCTGCCGGGCACGCTGACGGGCTCCATCGGGGTGGTCAGCCAGTTCGTCAACGTCAAGGGGCTGGCCGAGCGGTTCGACGTGAAGGTGGAGACCATCAAGAGCGGCAAGCTCAAGGACCTGGGCAACCCGTTCCGCGACCTGTCGCCGGAGGACCGCGCCTACTGGGAGCGGACCACCATGGGCATCTACGAGCAGTTCCTCGGCGCGGTGGTGGCCGGGCGCAAGCTCGACGAGCAGAAGGTCCGCGCCGTGGCCGACGGCCGGGTCATCACCGGCCTGGAGGCCAGGGACCTGGGGCTGGTGGACGTGCTGGGCAACTTCTACGTGGCGGTGGACCTGGCCAAGGCGGAGGCCAAGCTCTCCGGCGAGCCGACGCTGGTGTACCCGCCCGAGGACGGGGCCCACCTCCTCGAGAACCTGCTGGGCGGCGCCGCCGGCGCCCTGGCCCGCGGCGCCACGGCCGGGGTCGAGCGCGGCGTGGCGGAGGCCCGGCAGCCGGGCCTCTACCTGCTGGCGCGCTGA
- a CDS encoding HIT domain-containing protein has product MQRPLWAPWRMEFIAAEKPTGCIFCQYPAEAEAEDRRTLIVHRAPHAFTILNRYPYNSGHLMVVPRRHGAALEALPPVEWAGLMDEVRRAEAVLRAVYRPEGINVGMNLGRAGGAGIVDHLHWHLVPRWVGDNNFMPVLADIRVMVDHLETTWEKVHAGFAASPP; this is encoded by the coding sequence ATGCAGCGGCCGCTCTGGGCGCCGTGGCGGATGGAGTTCATCGCCGCGGAGAAGCCGACCGGGTGCATCTTCTGCCAGTACCCGGCGGAGGCCGAGGCGGAGGACCGGCGCACCCTCATCGTGCACCGCGCCCCGCACGCCTTCACCATCCTCAACCGCTACCCGTACAACTCCGGCCACCTCATGGTGGTGCCGCGCCGCCACGGCGCCGCGCTCGAGGCCCTGCCGCCGGTCGAGTGGGCCGGCCTGATGGACGAGGTGCGGCGGGCCGAGGCGGTGCTGCGGGCCGTCTACCGCCCCGAGGGGATCAACGTCGGCATGAACCTGGGCCGGGCCGGGGGCGCCGGCATCGTGGACCACCTGCACTGGCACCTGGTGCCGCGCTGGGTCGGCGACAACAACTTCATGCCGGTGCTGGCCGACATCCGGGTCATGGTCGATCACCTCGAGACCACCTGGGAGAAGGTGCACGCCGGGTTCGCCGCGTCGCCGCCGTGA
- a CDS encoding ATP-dependent helicase, producing the protein MSRTYQLRPAARGGGALNYQGLLNEEQVAVVEAPEGPILVVAGAGSGKTRTLTWRVARLLHEGVQPESILLLTFTNKAAKEMLRRVEEVARIDTRRLTGGTFHHVAHQLLRQHAGELGYAPGYSILDREDSSDVMTAAVADCGQAVGARRFPKADVLVDLVSMAVNTQTPLADLVATRRPQFAPLTDEILRVARRYAERKHALNAMDFDDLLLNWKILLAEREPVRRALAERYRHLLVDEYQDTNRLQGDVVDLLALDHRNLCVVGDDAQSIYAFRGAHFANILEFERRYPGARRFALTVNYRSTPQILALANASIANNLKQFEKELRSVRPEGALPALVPCRDVFQQAAFTAQRVLELRDEGVPLPEMAVLYRAHHHSMEIQFELARRGIPFVVRSGVRFFEASHVKDVLAHLRFARNPGDELALKRCLKVTPGVGTATAEAVWRALAARRRVGGGTVADLTAPDVAGQVPAKGRPGYQALAALLQALDRPPTRDLPGEAIEKVLASGYEEYLRAEFMNADSRIEDLRQLADYARGWADTETFLAEIALLSELTAETVSEAEAPDEKMVLSSVHQAKGLEWRAVFVVWLADGRFPSAQALKDRDGEEEERRLFYVACTRAKDELYLTYPVVSTPRDRERVVMKASRFLEELPGEPALCERWQLDEGGGLPGLDAAPSPAAVGPRDPRSVPSLFGTPGPGEGGGVPGVAPRRPPAGPAPRGGEGEGAGGDGDGQDPDVPF; encoded by the coding sequence ATGTCACGGACCTACCAGCTCCGCCCGGCCGCCCGCGGCGGCGGCGCCCTGAACTACCAGGGGCTCCTCAACGAGGAGCAGGTGGCGGTGGTGGAGGCCCCCGAGGGGCCCATCCTGGTGGTGGCCGGCGCCGGCTCGGGCAAGACCCGCACGCTCACCTGGCGGGTGGCGCGGCTGCTGCACGAGGGGGTCCAGCCCGAGTCGATCCTGCTCCTCACCTTCACCAACAAGGCGGCCAAGGAGATGCTGCGCCGGGTGGAGGAGGTGGCGCGCATCGACACGCGGCGCCTCACCGGCGGCACCTTCCACCACGTGGCCCACCAGCTCCTGCGCCAGCACGCCGGCGAGCTGGGCTACGCGCCGGGCTACTCGATCCTGGACCGCGAGGACTCCAGCGACGTGATGACGGCCGCGGTGGCCGACTGCGGCCAGGCGGTGGGGGCGCGCCGCTTCCCCAAGGCCGACGTGCTGGTGGACCTGGTGTCGATGGCGGTGAACACCCAGACGCCGCTGGCCGACCTGGTGGCGACCCGGCGGCCGCAGTTCGCGCCGCTCACCGACGAGATCCTGCGGGTGGCGCGGCGCTACGCCGAGCGCAAGCACGCGCTCAACGCCATGGACTTCGACGACCTGCTGCTCAACTGGAAGATCCTGCTGGCGGAGCGGGAGCCGGTGCGCCGGGCCCTGGCGGAGCGCTACCGGCACCTGCTGGTGGACGAGTACCAGGACACCAACCGCCTGCAGGGCGACGTGGTGGACCTGCTGGCGCTGGACCACCGCAACCTGTGCGTGGTGGGCGACGACGCCCAGTCCATCTACGCCTTCCGCGGCGCCCACTTCGCCAACATCCTGGAGTTCGAGCGGCGCTACCCCGGCGCGCGGCGCTTCGCCCTGACGGTCAACTACCGCTCCACCCCGCAGATCCTGGCGCTGGCCAACGCCTCCATCGCCAACAACCTGAAGCAGTTCGAGAAGGAGCTGCGCAGCGTCCGGCCGGAGGGGGCGCTGCCGGCGCTGGTGCCCTGCCGCGACGTCTTCCAGCAGGCGGCCTTCACCGCCCAGCGGGTGCTGGAGCTGCGCGACGAGGGGGTGCCGCTGCCGGAGATGGCCGTCCTCTACCGAGCCCACCACCACTCGATGGAGATCCAGTTCGAGCTGGCGCGGCGCGGCATCCCCTTCGTGGTGCGCTCCGGGGTGCGCTTCTTCGAGGCCTCCCACGTCAAGGACGTGCTGGCCCACCTGCGCTTCGCCCGCAACCCGGGCGACGAGCTGGCGCTGAAGCGCTGCCTCAAGGTGACCCCTGGCGTGGGGACCGCCACCGCCGAGGCCGTCTGGCGCGCCCTGGCGGCGCGGCGGCGGGTGGGCGGCGGCACGGTGGCCGACCTGACGGCGCCGGACGTGGCCGGGCAGGTGCCGGCCAAGGGGCGCCCCGGCTACCAGGCGCTGGCGGCGCTGCTGCAGGCGCTGGACCGGCCGCCCACCCGGGACCTGCCCGGCGAGGCCATCGAGAAGGTGCTGGCCTCGGGCTACGAGGAGTACCTGCGCGCCGAGTTCATGAACGCCGACTCGCGCATCGAGGACCTGCGCCAGCTGGCCGACTACGCCCGCGGCTGGGCCGACACCGAGACCTTCCTGGCCGAGATCGCGCTGCTCTCCGAGCTGACCGCCGAGACGGTCAGCGAGGCCGAGGCGCCGGACGAGAAGATGGTGCTCTCGTCGGTGCACCAGGCCAAGGGGCTGGAGTGGCGCGCCGTCTTCGTGGTCTGGCTGGCCGACGGGCGCTTCCCCTCGGCCCAGGCCCTCAAGGACCGCGACGGCGAGGAGGAGGAGCGGCGGCTCTTCTACGTGGCCTGCACCCGGGCCAAGGACGAGCTCTACCTGACCTACCCGGTGGTCTCGACGCCCCGCGACCGCGAGCGGGTGGTCATGAAGGCCTCGCGCTTCCTGGAGGAGCTGCCGGGGGAGCCGGCCCTGTGCGAGCGCTGGCAGCTCGACGAGGGGGGCGGGCTGCCCGGGCTGGACGCGGCGCCCTCGCCCGCGGCGGTGGGGCCGCGCGACCCGCGCAGCGTGCCGTCGCTCTTCGGGACGCCGGGGCCGGGTGAAGGGGGCGGCGTGCCGGGGGTGGCGCCGCGGCGGCCGCCGGCCGGGCCGGCGCCACGCGGCGGCGAGGGCGAGGGAGCGGGCGGTGACGGGGACGGCCAGGACCCTGACGTGCCGTTCTAG
- a CDS encoding HAD-IA family hydrolase yields the protein MSAAAPARPIAVLLDLDGTLVDTVPFILAAVRHAFQGYGRCPTDAEWIAGIGTPLRDQLASFARQPDDVPALFDRYRAYWLQHHDAMTRLFPGAGEAVRALRAAGHPLAIITAKIEAGAERTLRHVGLRDQVDLVVAADTVARCKPDPMPVRHALERLGRTPAEAVMIGDSNHDLAAGRAAGTATAGVLWGAASREVLAPLADHLLDDPRQIVPLVARLQAARPAG from the coding sequence ATGAGCGCTGCGGCTCCGGCCCGGCCCATCGCGGTCCTGCTCGACCTGGACGGCACCCTGGTGGACACCGTGCCGTTCATCCTGGCCGCGGTGCGCCACGCCTTCCAGGGCTACGGCCGGTGCCCCACCGACGCCGAGTGGATCGCCGGCATCGGCACCCCGCTGCGCGACCAGCTGGCCTCCTTCGCCCGGCAGCCGGACGACGTGCCGGCCCTCTTCGACCGCTACCGCGCCTACTGGCTCCAGCACCACGACGCCATGACGCGCCTGTTCCCCGGGGCGGGGGAGGCGGTGCGGGCCCTGCGCGCGGCCGGCCACCCGCTGGCCATCATCACCGCCAAGATCGAGGCGGGGGCCGAGCGGACGCTGCGCCACGTGGGGCTGCGCGATCAGGTGGACCTGGTGGTGGCGGCCGACACGGTGGCGCGGTGCAAGCCCGACCCCATGCCGGTGCGCCACGCGCTGGAGCGGCTGGGGCGCACCCCGGCCGAGGCGGTGATGATCGGCGACTCCAACCACGACCTGGCGGCCGGGCGGGCGGCCGGGACGGCCACCGCCGGGGTGCTGTGGGGCGCGGCCTCGCGCGAGGTGCTGGCGCCGCTGGCGGACCACCTGCTCGACGACCCCAGGCAGATCGTGCCGCTGGTGGCCCGCCTGCAGGCGGCCCGCCCCGCCGGCTGA
- the pheA gene encoding prephenate dehydratase, which produces MRVAYLGPPGTFSEEAVARCDLAGPEAPLPCASFSEAYEAVLSRGADGALLPIENSLEGAIGTVLDLLVHRPGPLIRREVLLAVRQHLLVRPGTRLEEVRRVLSHPQPFGQCAGFLRTRLPGAALEPTHSTADAARQVAEGAAGAAAIGSRAAATRYGLEVLVESIQDTEENTTRFVLLTGADEAPTGRDKTSVAFTLDRDRPGGLYEVMGEFAARGINLSRVESRPLKQALGHYVFFIDFEGHRLDPAGAAALEGVRARVHRLYLLGSYPRGA; this is translated from the coding sequence ATGCGCGTCGCCTACCTCGGCCCCCCCGGCACCTTCAGCGAGGAGGCCGTGGCCCGCTGCGACCTCGCCGGGCCGGAGGCGCCGCTCCCCTGCGCCTCCTTCTCCGAGGCCTACGAGGCCGTCCTGTCGCGCGGCGCCGACGGCGCCCTGCTCCCCATCGAGAACTCCCTGGAGGGCGCCATCGGCACGGTGCTCGACCTGCTGGTGCACCGGCCCGGGCCGCTCATCCGCCGCGAGGTCCTGCTGGCGGTGCGCCAGCACCTGCTGGTCCGCCCGGGGACCCGCCTGGAGGAGGTGCGGCGCGTCCTCTCGCACCCCCAGCCGTTCGGCCAGTGCGCCGGCTTCCTGCGCACCAGGCTCCCCGGCGCCGCGCTCGAGCCCACCCACTCCACCGCCGACGCCGCCCGCCAGGTGGCCGAGGGGGCCGCCGGCGCGGCCGCCATCGGGTCGCGCGCCGCCGCCACCCGCTACGGGCTCGAGGTGCTGGTCGAGTCGATCCAGGACACCGAGGAGAACACCACCCGCTTCGTCCTGCTCACCGGCGCCGACGAGGCGCCGACCGGCCGGGACAAGACCAGCGTGGCCTTCACGCTCGACCGGGACCGCCCGGGCGGCCTCTACGAGGTGATGGGGGAGTTCGCGGCACGCGGCATCAACCTGTCGCGGGTGGAGAGCCGGCCGCTCAAGCAGGCGCTGGGTCACTACGTGTTCTTCATCGACTTCGAGGGGCACCGCCTCGATCCGGCCGGGGCCGCGGCGCTGGAGGGCGTTCGGGCCCGGGTCCACCGGCTCTACCTGCTCGGATCGTACCCGCGCGGGGCGTGA